CTACCATTTAAGGTATGCAAAAGCTGGGTCTGGTTGTTAGCATCTTTGTACCTCAATTTTAGGCGGTTTGCCTGATAGTTCTCAAAATTACTGGCTGAGCTTACTTCCAACCACTTCTTTTGTGCTGCGGAAAATACCTCAAGATCATAAGTTTGTGCAGAGGTAAAACCTAAATCGCCGGCACAAAGATTAAGAACCCTGTACGGAAGTTCTAACTTCTCGAGTAGCGTACGAATGTACCTGGTCATATCTTCTAACGCCTGGTAAGAGTCTTCCGGGCGATGTATCTGCACTATTTCTACCTTATCAAACTGGTGGAGGCGGTTTAGTCCTCTTACGTGTGCTCCCCAAGACCCTGCTTCTCTTCTAAAACACGGAGTAAACCCTACATGACGTACCGGCAGATCTTCTTCCTTCAGGATCACATTACGATAAAGGTTAGTGATAGGCACTTCCGCAGTAGGTATCAGATAAAGGTTCTCGTTCACCAACTGATACATCTGTCCTTCTTTGTCAGGTAGTTGCCCTGTGCCATAACCAGAGTCTTCATTAATAACGATGGGCGGTTGAATTTCCTGATAGCCCTCCTTTTCAGCCTCACTTAGAAAAAAGTTGACCAATGCACGCTGTAGCTTGGCTCCTTTTCCTTTATACACAGGAAAACCCGCGCCAGTAATTTTATTACCCAGCTCAAAATCTATGATATCATACTGTTCTATTAACTCCCAGTGGGGCTTAGCTGTATCCGGAAGCTCAGTTGCCTCTCCCCATTGGTCTACAACGGCATTATCATTGGCAGTTTTGCCTTCGGGTACTTGCGGCCCCGGGAGATTAGGCACATGGTATAAAAGATTGTTCAGTTCTTCTTCGTATTGCTTCAGCTGCTCGCTTAATTGCTTGCTACGCTCTTTTAAACTAGACGTTTCCTGTTTGGCAGCTTCGGCTTCCTCCTTTTTACCCTCTTTCATGAGCTGCCCTATCTTTTTGGAAACCGATTTGGAAGAAGCTAATACCTGATCCAGCTCTGTCTGCGTACTTCTGCGTTGCTGGTCGGTATCTACGATGGTTTTTACCGTCTTTTCTGCTTCGGGAAAATGCCTTTTCTGCAAACCCTCAATAGCTTTTTCCTGGTTTTCTCTTAAAAAGGAGATTTGTAACATTTTTAAAAAATAATTAGTTAACGAAGTAAGTTTTTTTCTTTAAAGATGTATTGTTGAACTCATGTCGACATACTAATGTTGACTATGCAAAATTATCTTATTTTTCTTGACAATTAGCAGTGCGTAAAATATAATTGCAACATCAATTCGGACGAAAAGGTATCTTTACCCTCAGTCAGACACTTCACAACACTGCGTTGTCCTTTTGAAAAGCCTTTTATTTATTTTAAAACATTCATTCCAAATTAAATTAAGCTACGATTTTTGGTAGATGTATTTAATTTTTAGCACCACTTAATTTTTCCTATGTACAACATTGATGAACTGCAGGTCAGGCTTCTTTCTGAGTTGAGAGAGATTGCCGAAGAGCTAGACCTAAAGAATTACAAAAAATTAAACAAACAAGATCTAATTTATAAAATACTAGATCAGCAAGCGGTCTTACCTGACGACAAACTTCCCACGAAAAAGCCCACCGAAAATAAGGAAAGTGCTCCTGAAGCCTCCGAAGCTAAAGAAACTAAACCTAAGGCTAAGTCTAAACCGAGAAGGAAACCTAACGCTAAGCCTGCAAAAGAAGAGAG
This window of the Porifericola rhodea genome carries:
- the serS gene encoding serine--tRNA ligase, which codes for MLQISFLRENQEKAIEGLQKRHFPEAEKTVKTIVDTDQQRRSTQTELDQVLASSKSVSKKIGQLMKEGKKEEAEAAKQETSSLKERSKQLSEQLKQYEEELNNLLYHVPNLPGPQVPEGKTANDNAVVDQWGEATELPDTAKPHWELIEQYDIIDFELGNKITGAGFPVYKGKGAKLQRALVNFFLSEAEKEGYQEIQPPIVINEDSGYGTGQLPDKEGQMYQLVNENLYLIPTAEVPITNLYRNVILKEEDLPVRHVGFTPCFRREAGSWGAHVRGLNRLHQFDKVEIVQIHRPEDSYQALEDMTRYIRTLLEKLELPYRVLNLCAGDLGFTSAQTYDLEVFSAAQKKWLEVSSASNFENYQANRLKLRYKDANNQTQLLHTLNGSALALPRIVAAILENNQTPEGIKIPKVLVPFTGFDIIS